The window ATCATGCTCTCCCACTTCCTCTAGAAGCCTcactttcaattgttgaggcatgtcctgcagcatcaagtttcaatgtaggtcatccaaccatacaaccatGTGGGCCAACTCATGGGTAGAGAAAAAAATTATGGGACTCAAATGCgatccacacaaaacattccttgttgagacatttcatcaaacagttagcatgcatcGCATACAGGAGATTATATACAAtagattttttagtttttacaagTAAGGCCATTGTTCAATGACCTAAATTCTGATATTATATATGATCCATGCaccaaaaaactgaaaaaaggggCCCAACttgtataaaatgaaaagaaaaaaattaataataactgGTAATTTACTAAAAAATTGGAGATTGGTAAGGAACATAGTCAAAAGACTTAATCAAAACCCTCAATTCAAAAGGCCCAAATTAGATGCATCAAGTGAAAAGCACCTAATCAATTGTCCATATCAAAAAATCCTGAATCAAATGTACCTTGATGATTTGGGCTATGATTGGAAGCACGGTGTACCGTGATGTAGCCGAAATTTTTAGGGTTGAGTTCTTCCATGATAAAAAAGGGGTATTCTTctgcttgttctttcgacttcaaTAGCTTGTTCGTAAAAGCACTCGCCATGGCTGCAtatggaagaagagaagaaaaatcctcacCTCTTGTACTTCCTCTCCTGTTATTTTCCCTCTGCATTGCTATACACCCTACGAAAACACCACCAAACCTCaataaacaaagagagagagagagagagagagagagaggatcggtCAGTTTTTGTAGGGAGGagagaagggttttgggagatgAGGGTTTGAGAGCGTCGATTGTTGGAGAAGGGGTTAGGAGAGTAGGGATTCGGTAGAAGCGTGagtgtgagagagtgagagagagagagagagagaaatggggggagatttgggcgcggctctattttgagcgcgcgcccaattttgggcggagGGACCGTGAATGGTCCTCTCAAAGGGgttccgtagggcccaccatagtgtatttgctttatccattccgtccattaattttaataaattatttttgttAATAATCCTAAACATAAAATAGATTAAAGGCCCAaggagaccacaccataggaagcacatatGATTTAATCTTCATATTTTCTACCGTGTGGTtcactttagccttcgatctatatgagttttggtttcatgccctataataatatttcaaaatatatagacggcttagatagaacacatataatTTTTTAGACCCTATAAGGCCCTTATACAACCATTAATTATTAATAGTGTGGCacttttttagctacggattaaaaccgtagtaattttagctacggtttatatccgtagcaaaaaagtaacgtagtctgtatcctttgcctctttttttggtagtgtgataattccagtgcaattaatatatccaaaaatccaatccagcattcatgaactaagcatattgatttattacccagatacagagtccttcacagaatattcatttcgaatgtttatcctcgatcgggtaacaaaactgaactcactacattcatggttcgtattcttcattccatcatctctggtacatctatacgtcttccttctttgatttgtcattgcataattcaattccatctccatccaggacacagtgacattcccttcgcgtatcttatgactgtgttggccacacaTAGTTTTGTGGCTATACCTGCAGGAGAAGCTCCCATCCATCACCtgccattcaacaactccaatattaacagaatgaatttgaagttggcccctggccaggtcaatgtgggtgttggtggagctgatgccgcaaatgaagaagaagttgatttgcctccagatgacattaatatggatgatattttttatgagatcgaatccgattcagcagatgatcctgattatcagccatctgacttcgATGCATGGTTGCGCTCGCTTGAGGAaaaggtagaaaacatgaatgtgtcctgtgatttgcaattcaaatatatgcgcaaataacTTAGGcaccttaacaagggacttcatcaacttgatcctaccatacctgctccttgtTTGGGTTCTGATTAGTTTTTGAATATttagtttgtaataacttttaagatacttagatttcttttgttttctgggttgaacatggttgatcatgcttgaagaatgcttgtttatggatttactatcttgcatatcttgttcatttattcctcattactcttcttattcttccttatttatctacttcctctgtcatttattggttccttcctttctCATGtcatgacaaaaagggggagaattttatcattctTACGCTATGTGGCATGTGGTTGAGGATTGTGGATTTTGGATGGATTGTGTGGAAAGGTACCCATCCAATTTTTTGTAtaggggagtaagtaagggggagtattgttgggggagtagatgtgaattgttttgacctgtttataactggtgcatgactctttaaccaagttgtaactggtttatattaATAATTGATGCataattctttattgtgcatattatgcttattttaaatgaagtgtgttttgtcacaaatttgaccaaaggggagattgtaagtgctatgttttctagctcctattattgtcaaattctATAGTGTCAAAAtctcttagaatctgtgtcttgtgtagctcatctacaagttcaagacattgcatctcatgtataaGATCAAAGGTTTTTACTTCAAGaatttcaaatgcaagatcaagagaaatAAAAGTTCAAGTATATAGTTCAgtccttcaaacttcaaagtttaaggtttcaaagctttatctaaaggcaagataatagtcttcactttggtactcaaaactcaagtaggaATACAAGACAggacttcaatttcaagcttcaaaaggtctcaagattAAGCTTCATCGTatgtcaagatttcaagcttcgtgaacttcaaagaacaacatcaactgaagcaaaagaagattcaatgttcatatattgcttacaaggtatgaatgacctagattgaccataggatatgtcattttgaatacataatttaattgggtcattttataagtgcatagtctatttttcgACCAGTCTTTAGACTAAGTTCAAGTGgtcttagcactggctcgaccagtctaagaaatccttgaccagtcctaaggttgttacttatttttgaaaatttttgttattgcctcgaccagtcctggagactactcgaccagtcgtgtgaacagtgctcgacctatcctacaggctcgactcaaagtccagcaactaatttgagttctacatgaccagtcgtggacaagactcgactggtcgtggaggccactcgaccggtcgagcaggtcctttgACCAATTGTAGAACGGTCTgatcttatcacgcccaaatttttaaaagtttgttgatccttcgactagtcaaactgacctcaggaccagtcgtagatacgctttctacacttataaatataGCAAGAAAttcaaagtttgatatccaattcaagtaaaatcaatacgtcgctctgagagataaattagtgatattcttaaactatttagtgctcatttcatattctctttaattacctttttgcatttgattttgtattctacattccaattttatttaaaagagggattgaagtattcttatttcttggaatcaaaattaaatcaagctagcctaaggtgatttaatataaaatcaatttagaacttagaaccatttcataagtgagtatgaacattgaacttatactccgaattggttcttccgggctgcatcaaatggagaatatccagataagtattttactattttgtaaattcattattttggtttgcttacttatttcctttgctatttatttctttattcctctgtatcagtttgagtttttgatacatagactgttcaaggaatcaggttgtcctaccataagctattggtttttggtgtaagtttgtccttagaacaacatctgtatcaacctctcaatacttgtacacttgaggttgttttacatttctacattgtagattgtttaatttctatctttatttatatttatttaaattccgcatttgatttttaatttgccatagtcctattcaccccccccccccctcctctaggactcttagctcgaccttttAAAGCTCCCCTCACCTAATGTAGAGAACCCAGCAGGGATGGATTAAAAGACTATcatctccctcttttctctctccttctccctctccctctccctcgtcGTCCCTGTTCCAACCcgtcacccatctctctctctctctctctctctctctctctctctctctctcttgaaagtgccctggtttgtcaattagcgtgagtgttgagtcagcaagacaagtgagcccaaTAGATAGATTATTCAAGCATCTACCTCACTCGAATGTGGCTTCAGATCTCTACAAAGATAAAGTTAGCCTCAcattccatgtcccaaaacaccaggtatataaaacccttaaaaatggttaCAACAACATAGGGGTTAAGGCGTGAAAACTGTTTTGTAAAATCAAGAAAATCCCTATGCTTTCAGCCTTTGTCGAGTTATCGATAGTGCTTCTATGAAATCGGACTCTAGAATCGATG is drawn from Magnolia sinica isolate HGM2019 chromosome 5, MsV1, whole genome shotgun sequence and contains these coding sequences:
- the LOC131247356 gene encoding respiratory burst oxidase homolog protein E-like, which gives rise to MQRENNRRGSTRGEDFSSLLPYAAMASAFTNKLLKSKEQAEEYPFFIMEELNPKNFGYITDMPQQLKVRLLEEVGEHDRERILSGATT